From the Tribolium castaneum strain GA2 chromosome 2, icTriCast1.1, whole genome shotgun sequence genome, one window contains:
- the S gene encoding star protein: MYKLIMKFKNYFTKSKCPGQTPPPPQSSSPEVPATKGPSMTAPPTPNIIRKILPLAAFSVAFAIVMTVLILYMDNTAMRHYQFRVNMSQDYELLSVSQDNPQLITYIREVHMQPAIEPHHKPLESQATGPPEDTAYVLKLLNNKRDGVFVESGAYSDGKTSKTEWLEKKLGWRGLLIQSDTRHYFSLRRHNRVRSQAIHACLSSMPYPKEVTFHQENEVKINSVVDDPDWFTTRIKCFPLFSLLLAMNVTTIDYLSLESAGTELQVLETIPFERVKIEVIGVHLLASEAERDTIKKFLAMKQYAFMQGFNHTYIFMMNRVKI, from the exons ATGTACAAACTTATTatgaaattcaaaaactacTTCACCAAGTCGAAGTGCCCGGGCCAGACGCCGCCGCCGCCCCAGAGCAGCTCACCCGAGGTCCCTGCGACAAAGGGCCCCAGCATGACAGCGCCACCCACTCCCAACATTATCAGGAAAATCTTACCCCTGGCCGCGTTTTCGGTGGCTTTTGCCATCGTCATGACAGTCCTTATCCTCTATATGGATAACACAG CCATGCGACACTACCAGTTTCGGGTCAACATGAGCCAGGATTACGAACTTTTGAGCGTCTCACAAGACAATCCACAACTTATCACCTACATCAGGGAGGTGCACATGCAGCCCGCCATTGAGCCCCACCACAAGCCGCTCGAGTCGCAGGCCACGGGGCCCCCGGAAGACACCGCCTACGTGCTCAAACTACTCAACAATAAG CGGGACGGCGTGTTCGTGGAGTCGGGGGCGTACAGCGACGGCAAGACGTCGAAAACCGAGTGGCTGGAGAAGAAGCTGGGGTGGCGGGGGCTCCTGATCCAGTCCGACACCCGGCACTACTTCAGCCTGCGACGGCACAACCGGGTGCGGTCCCAGGCGATCCACGCCTGCCTCAGCTCCATGCCGTACCCCAAAGAAGTGACATTCCACCAAGAGAACGAGGTCAAAATCAACAGCGTGGTGGACGACCCCGACTGGTTCACCACGCGGATCAAGTGTTTCCCGCTGTTCTCGCTGCTGCTCGCGATGAACGTCACGACGATCGACTACCTGAGCCTGGAGTCGGCCGGCACCGAGCTGCAGGTGCTGGAGACGATTCCGTTCGAAAGGGTGAAGATCGAAGTGATTGGGGTGCATTTGCTGGCCAGTGAGGCGGAGAGAGACACGATCAAGAAGTTTCTGGCGATGAAGCAGTACGCCTTCATGCAGGGCTTCAACCAcacttatatttttatgatGAATAGGGTGAAAATTTGA